The DNA region TGGGCGATCGAGAGCAGCGAATCGAGCCCCGACAGCGTCTTGCTCTGCACCGGAACGCCCAGCACCGGCAGGGTGGTGAGCGAAGCGACCATGCCAGGCAGGTGGGCGGCGCCCCCGGCGCCCGCGACGATCACCTTGAGGCCGCGCGACTCGGCGCTCTTGGCGTACTCGACCATCCACTCCGGCGTGCGGTGGGCAGAGACGACACGCGCCTCGCACGACACGCCAAACTGCTCGATCGCTTCGACCGCCTCGCGCATGGTGGGCCAGTCGCTCTGAGAGCCCATGATGACGCCGACTTGGGGCGATTGGCTAGTGGACACGCTCTTTCCGCTACCCTTTCGCTATCACAAGCGGGCTGAAGACGACGTAGAGGACTATCGTAAGGAGTATACCCAACAGGCCCATCACAAAAGCCCCGCGTGAGCCTTCGACGTTGATGTCCGACTTGGCTTCGAACGTCACCGGCTCCTTGAGCGGCGCGACAAGCGTCAGGCCTGTGAGCACTAGCAGACAGGCGCCAAAGGAGATGGCCATCCAATTGAGGAAGTTGTTCATAAACGGCACGTCGCGGAACACCTGGGTGTTGGCGGCCAAGTACCACAGGCCGCCGTAGCAGATCATGTTGGTGATCAGTCCCGCGGCGCCGCAGATTCGCGGGGCGCGACGGACGAGCAGGCCGAAAACGAAGACGGAGAGGATCCCCGGCGAGACGAGCCCCTGCCCTCCCTGGATGATGGTGAAGATTGAGTTGGAGAGGTTCGGGTCGCTCAATTTGGGAGTGAGCCACACCGCAGAGGCGGCGAGCAAGACCACTGTCACTCTGCCGATAGTGACCAGCGTCTTCTGCGAAGCCCCAGGCGTCACGTGCTTGTGCATCAGGTCGAGCGTAAAGATCGACGCGGCGGCGTTGAGCATCGCCGCCAGTGAGCTAATCACGGCGCCCAACAGCGCCGCCATCACGAAACCGAAGAGCCCGTTGTGCGGCAGCATCGCTAGTAATTGACCGAGCGCCGTGTCGTACTTGTAAGCGACCAAGGCCTGCTTGCTCACCCCCTTGCCTGCCTCATTGGCGGCGCCGGTGACGCGCTCGTTGTGGGCCTCGACTTCCTCCGCTAGCGCCGGGTTCACGGACCTCCAAGATCGGTCTTCCTTGAAGTTGAACACCTGGAAATCGGCAGGCTTGGTCGCCGCGTAGGCGGCGTTGGTCATCGGCAGCACCCACGGACTGGCGGCCTTCTCTGCCTTGATGGCGTCGTTTGATTCGTAGAGGGCGATCACGTAGTCGGGGCCCTGCTGCGACTCAATGGCGGCCGTGTCGGGGTTCTCGACAGTAGTGACGAACTGCGTATCGGGGTTGGCCTTCATGTAGAGCGCGAGCGCTCCAGCCGAATCCCAGCGTGCTTCGAGACGCATGTCGTTGCTAAAGAGATTGAACGCGATGATGCCGGGAATGACAACGACGAACGGGATCACCAGCTTCAGGTACGCGGCGAATACGATGCCGCGTTGCCCCTCCGCCAGGCTGGACGAGCCGAGCGTGCGTTGGGTGATGTACTGGTTCAGCCCCCAGTAGTAGAAGTTGGGGATCCACACTCCCAGCAGCAGCGCTGTCCACGGTAGAACGTGATCGTCCATGGGCAGGAACATATTGAGTTGCTTGTTATTGAGCTTCATGAAACGCTCAACAGATCCCTGTTCTGGATCAAGCGGCACCGTGGCGACTTCGCCCGACGTCGTGCTGACGAACATTGCGGCTTCGTCCACCTCGCCCAAACGCTCGAAGGCGAGCCACATGATGATGGCCCCTCCCAAGATCAGCGCCGAACCCTGCACTAGGTCGGCCCAGACCGAGGCCTTAAGCCCGCCGGTCACGACGTAGATCATCGCGATCGCCGCGATGAACAAGGCGGGCATCCAGAGGGCGATGTCTGATCCGAATCGTGAGCCGAGCGTCTGCACGGTCAGCGCGCCGGAGTAGGTCACCGCGGCGATCAACAGCACGTAGATCAGCACCGTGGCGGCCGCCATGATGAAACGCGCTAATGGGTTGTACCGGTACTCCAGGAACTCCGGCATGGTGTAGATGCCCGCCCGCAAAAAGTACGGGAGGAATCCGAACGCAACAACCACCAACGTGATGGCCGCAAGCCACTCGTAGCTGGCGATAGCGAGCCCCACATGACTTGCGGCGTTGCCGCTCATGCCCACGAATTGCTCGGTGCTAATGTTCGCGGCGATCAGCGAAAAGCCGACCAGCCACCAGCTCAAGCCACGGCCGGCGAGGAAGTAGTCCTGCGCTCCCGTCTCTTCGCTGCCGCTTCCTCCACGGCTCTTGAGCAGTCCGACGGCGAGCACCGCCAAGATGAATAGGACGAAAACGGCGATGTCGACCGGACTCATGTGAGTTCACTTCCCCGAGTATTCCAACCGAAGGCCGCCCGTCGGAACAGGAGCGGCGCGAGACGAGACGCCCAGGGGCGCCGGCGAGTGCCGATTCTAATCGCCGTTGGGGGCGTGTGTAAGCCGCGAGAGGCAATTTACCCCAGTTGGAGGCAGGAACGCCGGCGCGGCGGGTCCCCTCTGCTATGGACCGTAGGACGGAGACGGTCGCGGCTAGCCCAGGTCGATCACCGCGGCGGCCGCTTGGCCGTAGGAGTTGAAATTGACGGCCAAGAA from Pirellulimonas nuda includes:
- a CDS encoding SLC5 family protein, which encodes MSPVDIAVFVLFILAVLAVGLLKSRGGSGSEETGAQDYFLAGRGLSWWLVGFSLIAANISTEQFVGMSGNAASHVGLAIASYEWLAAITLVVVAFGFLPYFLRAGIYTMPEFLEYRYNPLARFIMAAATVLIYVLLIAAVTYSGALTVQTLGSRFGSDIALWMPALFIAAIAMIYVVTGGLKASVWADLVQGSALILGGAIIMWLAFERLGEVDEAAMFVSTTSGEVATVPLDPEQGSVERFMKLNNKQLNMFLPMDDHVLPWTALLLGVWIPNFYYWGLNQYITQRTLGSSSLAEGQRGIVFAAYLKLVIPFVVVIPGIIAFNLFSNDMRLEARWDSAGALALYMKANPDTQFVTTVENPDTAAIESQQGPDYVIALYESNDAIKAEKAASPWVLPMTNAAYAATKPADFQVFNFKEDRSWRSVNPALAEEVEAHNERVTGAANEAGKGVSKQALVAYKYDTALGQLLAMLPHNGLFGFVMAALLGAVISSLAAMLNAAASIFTLDLMHKHVTPGASQKTLVTIGRVTVVLLAASAVWLTPKLSDPNLSNSIFTIIQGGQGLVSPGILSVFVFGLLVRRAPRICGAAGLITNMICYGGLWYLAANTQVFRDVPFMNNFLNWMAISFGACLLVLTGLTLVAPLKEPVTFEAKSDINVEGSRGAFVMGLLGILLTIVLYVVFSPLVIAKG
- the purE gene encoding 5-(carboxyamino)imidazole ribonucleotide mutase, with the translated sequence MSTSQSPQVGVIMGSQSDWPTMREAVEAIEQFGVSCEARVVSAHRTPEWMVEYAKSAESRGLKVIVAGAGGAAHLPGMVASLTTLPVLGVPVQSKTLSGLDSLLSIAQMPGGVPVGTLAIGAAGAKNAGLLAVRILAIEQPELRAALRAFQDDQRDAVLDQELGE